From Triticum urartu cultivar G1812 chromosome 2, Tu2.1, whole genome shotgun sequence, a single genomic window includes:
- the LOC125538130 gene encoding uncharacterized protein LOC125538130, whose amino-acid sequence MDDPHRRVRGDPAPPYGDFDGLFSVEIHHSGFFCGSDINRTYMDYEVDWFDNCQTDTWSLLWIDDFLLQLGYDRQASKIDVYWCEPRKTVSDGLKLLTCDADIVLMICATLEHKNLLLIVDHGDTLQSLNKDDVLTNGVKDPPKVITPKRHGKENVSYPEKEQSPREKMSRTTRRSMSFGEGCSSRNAMEEENIEDVNNSEEEGNDEDAGSETDEEFYESDYEVAEGDDDLFDANVDKDVDDHREKNILPDFEEELPEDALEDSHLNMSKEEKEKLKHKFSTFNPTTDLNAPVFKIGLVFADMKELRHALTAYSVRNRVKVNKLRNTSVSLEAVCKPGCTWYLKAGKDNRSSSIQIKKYVDNHTCTKAWDLRVLTAPFLTNKFREEFRDNEKMPLKKFSDKVETEYNLVPHRSKLGRARRATVNQIRGVDDDQYNTLWDYGQELRRSNPGSQFFLCTKEVFDEKTKKGLINAVKKVFPHSEHRNCVRHIYQNFHKVHKGEQLKNDLWSIARSTNKAAYTRNMDLMKEHSLGAYTWVEKLEPRTWIKAFFDPFCKCDILLNNMSEVFNSYILDAREMPIKSMLDQIMWKLTNRIVGKQREAEKWTGRLCPKIQKKLDKYVEWAKNCRVQEYGQGVCKA is encoded by the exons ATGGATGACCCGCATCGTCGGGTGCGAGGCGATCCAGCGCCGCCGTATG GAGATTTTGATGGTCTGTTCAGTGTTGAGATCCACCATAGTGGTTTCTTTTGTGGCAGTGACATAAACAGAACATACATGGACTATGAGGTTGATTGGTTTGACAATTGTCAGACTGACACTTGGTCCTTACTCTGGATTGATGACTTTCTTCTGCAGCTGGGCTATGATAGACAAGCTTCAAAGATTGATGTTTACTGGTGTGAACCAAGAAAGACAGTTAGTGATGGCCTGAAGCTCTTAACCTGTGATGCCGACATTGTTCTTATGATTTGTGCAACATTAGAGCACAAGAACCTGCTGCTGATAGTAGACCATGGTGATACCCTGCAGTCATTAAACAAAGATGATGTTCTGACAAATGGAGTGAAGGATCCACCTAAGGTTATTACTCCAAAGAGGCATGGAAAAGAAAATGTCAGTTATCCAGAGAAAGAGCAGAGTCCTAGAGAGAAAATGTCAAGGACAACAAGGAGATCTATGTCATTTGGAGAAGGATGTAGCTCAAGGAATGCTATGGAGGAGGAGAATATTGAGGATGTTAACAATAGTGAAGAAGAGGGAAATGATGAGGATGCAGGGTCAGAAACAGACGAGGAGTTCTATGAGAGTGACTATGAAGTTGCAGAAGGTGATGATGATTTGTTTGACGCAAATGTAGACAAAGATGTTGATGATCACAGAGAGAAGAACATATTGCCAGACTTTGAAGAAGAACTTCCAGAAGATGCTTTGGAGGACAGCCACTTAAATATGTcgaaagaagagaaagagaagTTGAAGCACAAATTCAGTACTTTCAACCCAACAACTGATCTGAATGCACCTGTGTTTAAGATTGGGTTGGTGTTTGCAGATATGAAGGAATTGAGGCATGCTCTCACTGCATACAGTGTAAGGAATAGGGTGAAAGTGAACAAGCTCCGAAATACTTCAGTATCACTAGAGGCTGTATGCAAGCCTGGTTGCACTTGGTACTTGAAGGCAGGTAAAGATAACAGGTCAAGTAGCATACAGATCAAGAAGTATGTTGACAATCACACTTGCACAAAAGCATGGGACCTGAGAGTTCTGACTGCTCCTTTTCTTACTAACAAGTTCAGAGAAGAATTCAGAGACAATGAAAAAATGCCTCTGAAGAAATTTTCAGATAAGGTGGAGACAGAATATAATTTGGTTCCACACAGGAGTAAGTTGGGAAGAGCTAGGAGAGCAACAGTGAATCAAATAAGGGGAGTAGATGATGACCAATATAATACTTTGTGGGACTATGGTCAGGAGCTTAGAAGGAGCAATCCAGGAAGCCAGTTCTTCTTGTGCACTAAGGAAGTATTTGATGAGAAGACAAAGAAG GGATTAATAAACGCAGTGAAAAAGGTTTTCCCTCATTCAGAACATAGAAACTGTGTTAGGCACATTTATCAAAATTTCCATAAAGTACACAAGGGAGAGCAGCTCAAGAATGATCTATGGTCTATAGCAAGGTCCACTAATAAAGCTGCATACACCAGGAACATGGATCTAATGAAAGAACACAGCTTGGGTGCCTACACCTGGGTTGAGAAATTGGAGCCAAGAACATGGATCAAAGCATTCTTTGACCCGTTTTGCAAGTGTGACATATTACTAAACAATATGTCAGAAGTGTTCAATAG TTACATTTTGGATGCGAGGGAAATGCCAATTAAGTCAATGTTGGACCAGATAATGTGGAAGCTAACAAACAGGATTGTTGGTAAGCAGAGAGAGGCAGAGAAATGGACAGGCAGATTATGTCCCAAGATACAGAAGAAATTGGACAAGTATGTGGAGTGGGCAAAGAACTGCAGGGTGCAAGAGTATGGGCAAGGTGTTTGCAAG GCATGA